In a single window of the Paenibacillus sp. MMS20-IR301 genome:
- a CDS encoding PadR family transcriptional regulator, translating into MYELLVLSLLMHFPLHAYLIAKIISPWEKISRGTLSTLLSKLEQAGMIAEAGADTVPYPSDRPSRALQITELGRKRFMELMLDTGSGSASYQKLFHIKAQHLEFLSARDQLLLVEHYLQYAADGIAGLRKQIAAFRKDTAPGAGMPGAQFYATTLDLLEVRLEAKELDLAWAQRLQAAVISAAESRQEQ; encoded by the coding sequence ATGTATGAATTGCTGGTACTATCATTGCTTATGCATTTTCCGCTGCATGCCTATCTGATTGCCAAAATCATTAGTCCGTGGGAAAAGATCAGCCGGGGAACGCTGTCAACCCTTCTGTCGAAGCTGGAGCAGGCGGGAATGATAGCCGAAGCCGGGGCAGATACAGTTCCGTATCCGAGTGACCGGCCATCGCGGGCACTGCAGATTACGGAGTTAGGACGGAAGAGGTTCATGGAGCTGATGCTGGATACGGGCAGCGGCTCGGCATCCTATCAGAAGCTGTTTCATATTAAGGCACAGCATCTGGAGTTTCTTTCCGCCCGGGATCAGCTGCTGCTGGTGGAGCATTATCTTCAGTATGCGGCGGACGGCATTGCCGGACTGCGTAAGCAGATTGCCGCTTTCAGGAAGGATACAGCTCCAGGGGCAGGCATGCCGGGGGCGCAATTTTATGCGACGACCCTAGATTTGCTTGAGGTGCGGCTTGAGGCCAAGGAACTGGATCTGGCCTGGGCGCAGCGCCTTCAGGCAGCGGTTATATCGGCAGCAGAAAGCAGACAGGAGCAATGA
- a CDS encoding LysR substrate-binding domain-containing protein, with protein sequence MSIVKYEVFLKVVELGSLTKAADVLGFTQSGISHTISSLESEFGFPLLVRSRSGVKLTVNGEQVLQPIREILKWNEQLKQQVADIHGLETGTVTIGTFTSVSVHWLPGMIKQFRKEYPYIEFKLMEGGYLEIEQWIEAGVADCGFLSLPTREKFEVIPLKQDRMLAVLAKDHPLSQAPYMPLAQIAYEDFIMPKAGSDYDVRRVLEKAGIKPNIKLSAGDDYAIIAMVEKGLGISILPELVTRFQHHNVAMLELEERSFRSLGIAVSSMKYASPATRRFLQYVQTWTKQEE encoded by the coding sequence ATGAGTATCGTCAAATATGAAGTGTTTCTGAAAGTAGTGGAGCTGGGCAGTCTAACCAAAGCAGCCGACGTGCTGGGCTTCACGCAATCCGGCATCAGCCACACGATCAGCAGCCTGGAGAGTGAATTCGGCTTCCCGCTGCTGGTGCGGAGCCGTTCAGGTGTCAAGCTGACGGTTAACGGGGAGCAGGTGCTTCAGCCGATCCGTGAAATCCTCAAATGGAATGAGCAGCTGAAGCAGCAGGTGGCGGACATCCATGGCCTGGAGACAGGGACGGTTACCATCGGCACCTTCACCAGCGTCTCTGTACACTGGCTGCCCGGCATGATCAAGCAGTTCCGCAAGGAATACCCTTATATCGAATTCAAGCTGATGGAAGGCGGTTATCTCGAGATTGAGCAGTGGATTGAGGCAGGCGTGGCGGATTGCGGCTTCCTGTCATTGCCGACCCGCGAGAAATTCGAGGTGATTCCGCTGAAGCAGGACCGGATGCTGGCGGTGCTCGCCAAGGATCATCCGCTGAGCCAGGCGCCGTATATGCCGCTTGCCCAGATTGCCTATGAGGATTTCATTATGCCGAAGGCCGGCTCGGACTACGATGTCAGGCGGGTGCTGGAGAAGGCGGGGATCAAACCGAATATCAAACTCTCCGCCGGAGATGATTATGCAATTATTGCGATGGTGGAAAAGGGCCTCGGGATCAGCATTCTTCCTGAGCTCGTAACCCGGTTCCAGCATCATAATGTAGCCATGCTTGAGCTGGAGGAGCGCAGCTTCCGTTCACTCGGTATTGCTGTCAGCTCCATGAAGTACGCTTCGCCGGCCACACGGCGGTTTCTGCAATATGTGCAGACCTGGACGAAGCAAGAGGAATAA
- a CDS encoding IS4 family transposase has protein sequence MKKSTSISHILQLVIPEEDMRPILEELQYTDVARKFTVYDLFLFLAEAAFQQWDGYRDGAQRMSLQGQRTVNYSTLSKKAKAVPFSVFKRLLNLMLGLCNRKTKRTLGIPKDLLIVDSTTISVGQGRLPWAQIKGRKAGVKLHVGLLGDSNELHKVTETPAIQHDLNSCAALLDSQFILVGDRAYGKHQLFDRYQEQKERQYFVIRLKDNTTLANPIPRLRNRPFEGGIEQDLTCQLGKKKALSENRFRVVILKDPKGNPVILATNLHWHSPEAIAEIYKKRWQIEVFFRWIKQHLNIPKLFGTTENAVYGQLYVALLVYVLLKFLFEQGNRIVHASARLTFANFDRLFALHKLPVEWRIYLAQAVHFINTNW, from the coding sequence ATGAAAAAGTCTACTTCAATTTCACACATTCTGCAATTGGTGATTCCCGAGGAAGACATGCGTCCCATCCTGGAAGAATTACAATATACGGATGTTGCGCGTAAATTTACCGTGTATGATTTGTTTTTATTTTTGGCGGAAGCTGCGTTTCAGCAGTGGGATGGATACCGAGACGGCGCACAGCGAATGTCCCTTCAGGGACAACGTACGGTGAATTATTCTACCCTTTCCAAAAAGGCCAAGGCGGTTCCTTTTTCAGTATTTAAGCGTCTATTGAATCTGATGCTAGGGCTATGTAACCGGAAGACAAAGCGTACCCTCGGTATTCCGAAAGACCTGTTAATCGTGGACTCCACCACTATTTCGGTCGGTCAGGGTCGGTTGCCGTGGGCGCAAATTAAAGGGCGAAAAGCAGGCGTTAAGCTGCATGTCGGGTTACTCGGGGACTCGAACGAATTGCACAAAGTGACGGAGACCCCGGCCATTCAGCATGATCTAAACAGTTGTGCTGCGCTGCTCGACAGCCAATTTATTTTGGTGGGTGACCGTGCTTACGGGAAGCACCAACTGTTTGACCGCTATCAAGAGCAGAAAGAGCGGCAATATTTTGTGATTCGGCTTAAGGATAATACTACGCTCGCCAATCCCATCCCGCGCCTGCGAAATCGCCCATTTGAGGGAGGGATCGAACAGGATTTGACGTGCCAATTGGGAAAGAAAAAGGCGCTCTCCGAGAATCGGTTTCGAGTGGTTATTCTGAAAGATCCCAAGGGAAATCCCGTCATTCTCGCAACAAATCTGCACTGGCACTCCCCAGAAGCCATAGCAGAGATCTATAAGAAACGTTGGCAGATTGAAGTTTTTTTTCGTTGGATTAAGCAGCATTTAAACATTCCCAAGTTGTTTGGAACCACAGAAAATGCAGTCTATGGACAGCTCTATGTGGCTTTATTGGTGTATGTGTTGCTAAAGTTTCTGTTTGAGCAGGGAAATCGTATCGTGCACGCTAGCGCTAGGTTAACGTTCGCGAACTTTGACCGGTTATTTGCGCTGCATAAGTTACCTGTGGAGTGGAGGATTTATTTAGCTCAAGCCGTCCATTTTATTAACACAAACTGGTAA
- a CDS encoding DMT family transporter, which produces MKPLKAELLLIVVTMFWGSSYLFMKMGLGTLGEFNLIALRFGLAFILAALLFRKRLRSIDMRTVKYGALLGFLLLGVFTCITFGLKTTTTSNAGFLVALTVVFVPLLEVLIFRKKVAPPQIFGTILAISGIGLLTLNGSLKVQPGDLLCILSAVFYAVQILVTGKAVKTSDSLNIGILQLGFAGGFALVLSFIFEAPVLPSTLPGWIAILALGIFCSACGFIIQPVAQKYTTPTRTGLIFALEPVFAAFFGYWFAGEQLSLQGYTGAALVLLGILASELLGKLHLNPVLSRMPKKRRAHL; this is translated from the coding sequence ATGAAGCCGCTGAAGGCAGAGCTGTTGCTCATAGTCGTTACAATGTTCTGGGGTTCCTCTTATCTGTTCATGAAGATGGGACTGGGTACACTCGGGGAGTTCAATCTGATTGCGCTGCGTTTCGGGCTGGCGTTCATCCTGGCTGCTCTGCTGTTCCGCAAGCGGCTCCGCAGTATCGATATGCGGACGGTGAAATACGGTGCCTTGCTTGGCTTTCTTCTGCTCGGGGTGTTCACCTGCATCACCTTTGGCCTAAAGACGACTACGACTTCAAATGCCGGGTTTCTTGTCGCTCTGACCGTTGTGTTTGTACCGCTGCTTGAAGTGCTGATCTTCCGCAAAAAAGTCGCACCGCCGCAAATTTTCGGCACCATCCTTGCCATTTCCGGGATCGGGCTCCTGACGCTGAACGGCTCGCTGAAGGTTCAGCCGGGCGACCTGCTCTGCATTCTGTCAGCTGTATTTTATGCCGTACAAATCTTGGTTACCGGCAAGGCTGTCAAAACCAGCGACTCCCTGAATATCGGCATTTTGCAGCTTGGCTTTGCCGGAGGCTTCGCTCTGGTTCTGTCCTTTATCTTCGAAGCTCCCGTGCTGCCCTCCACCCTTCCCGGCTGGATTGCCATACTGGCCCTCGGGATATTCTGCAGCGCCTGCGGCTTTATCATCCAGCCGGTCGCCCAGAAATACACAACGCCGACCCGCACCGGCCTGATCTTCGCACTGGAGCCAGTCTTCGCTGCTTTCTTCGGGTACTGGTTCGCCGGAGAACAGCTCTCGCTGCAAGGTTATACAGGGGCAGCTCTCGTCCTGCTGGGCATACTGGCTTCCGAGCTGCTCGGCAAGCTGCATTTGAACCCTGTTCTGTCAAGGATGCCTAAGAAACGGCGGGCCCATCTATAA
- a CDS encoding alpha/beta hydrolase, whose amino-acid sequence MWKKTGSALRTEIAQKQRKESGEPPADIRKQCNVISREFSGHSCYIMTPAGDSGNASSNKEILYLHGGGYVLKISPLHWSFLAGLVDKLRCTITVPMYPLAPEYNHTDVFGMLVPLYEELLSGMDGRKQVVMGDSAGGGMALALAQLLKERGIPAPAHTILISPALDMTFSNPEIGAVQRKDPVTAVPAVREIAQWYAGAQPVTHPLISPLYGRLDGLGPLSIFTGTHDIVYPDVKRLKHRMLEQGIPAGYYEYPRMLHIWPLFFFPESERAREQIYNIINGL is encoded by the coding sequence ATGTGGAAGAAAACCGGGAGCGCGCTGCGTACAGAGATTGCGCAGAAGCAGCGGAAGGAGAGCGGTGAACCCCCGGCAGACATTCGAAAGCAGTGTAATGTCATCAGCAGGGAGTTCTCAGGGCATTCCTGCTACATCATGACTCCGGCTGGTGACAGCGGAAACGCAAGCAGCAATAAAGAAATCCTGTATTTGCATGGCGGAGGATATGTACTGAAGATTTCACCCTTGCACTGGTCGTTTCTGGCCGGGCTTGTTGATAAGCTTAGGTGCACCATAACTGTTCCCATGTACCCGCTGGCACCGGAGTATAATCATACCGATGTCTTCGGAATGCTTGTTCCCTTGTATGAGGAGCTGTTATCAGGGATGGACGGCCGGAAGCAGGTAGTGATGGGAGATTCGGCCGGGGGTGGGATGGCACTGGCGCTGGCGCAGCTGCTTAAGGAACGGGGAATTCCGGCCCCTGCACACACCATTCTGATCTCACCTGCGCTGGACATGACGTTCAGCAATCCGGAGATCGGGGCGGTGCAGCGCAAAGATCCCGTCACCGCAGTGCCTGCGGTACGGGAAATTGCGCAGTGGTATGCCGGAGCACAGCCGGTTACCCATCCCTTGATCAGCCCGCTGTATGGCAGGCTGGATGGGCTGGGGCCGCTCAGTATCTTCACCGGCACACATGATATTGTCTATCCGGATGTGAAGAGGCTTAAGCACCGGATGCTTGAACAGGGGATACCGGCCGGCTACTATGAGTATCCGCGAATGCTCCATATCTGGCCGCTGTTCTTCTTTCCGGAATCGGAGCGGGCCAGGGAACAGATATATAACATCATTAACGGATTATAG